Proteins encoded together in one Paracidovorax wautersii window:
- the recJ gene encoding single-stranded-DNA-specific exonuclease RecJ yields MNIIARDIPPRAAWALEQGGVHPLLARLYAARGIRALDELDDALARLLPPAGLLGVREAAVLLADAIAQDRRMVIVADYDCDGATACAVGVRGLRLLGARHVDYLVPDRVADGYGLTPSIARRVKERGADLLITVDNGIASVDGVAEAQALGLSVLVTDHHLPGPVLPTPDAMVNPNQPGCTFESKSIAGVGVMFYVLMALRTELRERGVYDKASQPKLEPLLPLVALGTVADVVRLDSNNRRLVAQGLKRIRAGFMPPGIQALFTAAGRKSHEATTFDFGFALGPRINAAGRLADMTLGIECLLTDDPVRALELARLLDTINRERREIEGGMREQALILAEGLCADGITPPPAISVFDPDFHEGVVGIVASRIKDKLHRPTFVFAASSAPGKEHEIKGSGRSIPGFHLRDALDLVAKRHPGVLLKFGGHAMAAGCTVARDQFDTFERAFAQVAQEWLDAATLTRRIETDGPLAPEYCRAELVDTLHREVWGQGFAPPTFSEEVEIVSQRLVGEGKNHLSLKLMHQGRPVDGIWFGHTDQLPARVMLAFRLDVNEWKGERRVQFLVEGAQSPAA; encoded by the coding sequence ATGAATATAATAGCTAGAGACATCCCGCCCCGCGCCGCCTGGGCGTTGGAGCAAGGCGGCGTGCACCCGCTGCTGGCGCGCCTGTACGCCGCCCGCGGCATCCGTGCGCTGGACGAACTGGACGACGCCCTCGCCCGCCTGCTGCCGCCCGCCGGGCTCCTGGGCGTGCGCGAGGCGGCCGTGCTGCTGGCCGACGCCATCGCGCAGGACCGGCGCATGGTCATCGTGGCCGACTACGACTGCGACGGCGCCACCGCCTGCGCCGTGGGTGTGCGCGGACTGCGCCTGCTGGGCGCGCGGCACGTGGACTATCTGGTGCCCGACCGCGTGGCCGACGGCTATGGCCTCACGCCCAGCATCGCCCGCCGCGTGAAGGAGCGCGGCGCCGACCTGCTCATCACCGTGGACAACGGCATCGCCAGCGTGGACGGCGTGGCCGAAGCGCAGGCGCTGGGCCTGTCGGTGCTGGTGACCGACCACCACCTGCCCGGCCCCGTGCTGCCCACGCCCGATGCGATGGTCAACCCCAACCAGCCCGGCTGCACTTTCGAGAGCAAGTCCATCGCCGGCGTGGGGGTGATGTTCTACGTGCTGATGGCGCTGCGCACCGAACTGCGCGAGCGCGGCGTGTACGACAAGGCCAGCCAGCCCAAGCTGGAGCCGCTGCTGCCGCTGGTGGCGCTGGGCACCGTGGCCGACGTGGTGCGCCTGGACAGCAACAACCGCCGCCTGGTGGCACAGGGCCTCAAGCGCATCCGCGCCGGGTTCATGCCGCCCGGCATCCAGGCGCTGTTCACCGCGGCCGGCCGCAAGTCGCACGAGGCCACCACCTTCGACTTCGGCTTCGCCCTGGGCCCGCGCATCAACGCGGCCGGCCGCCTAGCCGACATGACGCTGGGCATCGAATGCCTGCTGACCGACGACCCCGTGCGCGCCCTGGAGCTGGCACGGCTGCTGGACACCATCAACCGCGAGCGGCGCGAGATCGAGGGCGGCATGCGCGAGCAGGCCCTGATCCTGGCCGAGGGGCTGTGCGCGGACGGGATCACGCCTCCACCCGCGATCAGCGTGTTCGACCCGGACTTCCACGAGGGCGTGGTCGGCATCGTCGCCTCGCGCATCAAGGACAAGCTGCACCGCCCCACCTTCGTGTTCGCCGCCAGCAGCGCGCCCGGCAAGGAGCACGAAATCAAAGGCTCGGGCCGCTCGATTCCCGGCTTTCACCTGCGCGATGCGCTCGATCTGGTGGCCAAGCGCCACCCGGGCGTGCTGCTCAAGTTCGGCGGCCACGCCATGGCGGCGGGCTGCACCGTGGCACGCGACCAGTTCGACACCTTCGAGCGCGCCTTCGCCCAGGTGGCCCAGGAATGGCTGGACGCGGCCACGCTCACGCGCCGCATCGAGACCGACGGCCCCCTGGCCCCCGAGTACTGCCGCGCCGAACTGGTGGACACGCTGCACCGCGAGGTGTGGGGCCAGGGCTTTGCGCCGCCCACCTTCAGCGAAGAGGTGGAGATCGTGAGCCAGCGGCTGGTGGGCGAGGGCAAGAACCATCTGTCGCTCAAGCTCATGCACCAAGGCCGCCCGGTGGACGGCATCTGGTTCGGCCATACCGACCAGTTGCCCGCCCGGGTCATGCTGGCCTTCCGGCTGGACGTGAACGAATGGAAGGGCGAGCGGCGCGTGCAGTTCCTGGTGGAAGGCGCGCAAAGCCCGGCCGCTTGA